A part of Leptospira congkakensis genomic DNA contains:
- a CDS encoding PilZ domain-containing protein encodes MTLRFFNYPIPVLLVTFGFFAVPFLNFFAIATLYDLDLEHFSMILSRIQPWQYVLSALSAIIAYGLITKKKFGYYLFLCFSFLILTYNVWMVLSVTLGKKIFLAGIRIHTSDVIWNMAITTVLLGIVFYFLRREIAAPYLSGKRRGWRIKYRETHPIPFHWANADGEREGDGQTINISRNGILIPIPLHHFLKVGDPINLLLKLEKENREPVSISVHAKIVRIDKESDGSEIAGVQLYFQINQKEEKQIYEAFLSRVFAPRYPVSNPVNFSGNDNKICQGTLLNVSMEGLYIESSSVLGQDQICNVKIQTRSGEISVGGVVRWSNPQGKYGKPSGFGIQIDTIENKNLFRVWIWKQRFKLFHGR; translated from the coding sequence GTGACTTTGCGGTTCTTCAACTACCCCATCCCCGTTCTATTGGTTACGTTCGGTTTTTTTGCCGTACCATTCCTCAATTTCTTTGCCATTGCAACTTTATACGATTTGGATTTGGAACATTTCAGTATGATCCTTTCTAGAATCCAACCTTGGCAGTACGTTCTTTCCGCTCTCAGTGCCATCATTGCCTATGGCCTCATCACCAAAAAGAAGTTTGGGTATTATCTGTTCTTATGTTTTAGTTTTCTCATCCTCACATATAATGTTTGGATGGTTTTGTCTGTCACTCTAGGTAAGAAGATTTTCTTAGCAGGCATCCGCATCCACACATCCGATGTCATCTGGAATATGGCGATCACCACAGTTCTTCTTGGAATTGTCTTTTATTTCTTACGAAGAGAAATTGCAGCTCCCTACTTAAGTGGAAAACGTCGCGGATGGAGGATCAAATACAGAGAAACCCATCCCATTCCTTTCCATTGGGCCAATGCTGACGGCGAACGCGAAGGTGACGGACAAACAATTAATATTTCCAGAAACGGAATCTTAATCCCAATCCCCCTCCATCATTTTCTAAAAGTCGGAGACCCAATCAATCTTCTCTTAAAGTTAGAAAAAGAAAATAGAGAACCTGTTTCCATCTCGGTCCATGCAAAAATTGTACGTATCGACAAAGAGAGTGATGGATCTGAAATTGCAGGTGTACAACTCTACTTCCAGATCAATCAAAAAGAAGAAAAACAAATCTACGAAGCATTTCTATCTCGAGTTTTTGCCCCGAGATACCCAGTATCCAACCCAGTAAACTTTTCTGGTAACGACAACAAGATCTGCCAAGGAACCTTACTCAATGTTTCTATGGAAGGTTTGTATATCGAATCCAGTTCTGTATTAGGACAGGATCAAATTTGTAATGTAAAAATCCAAACAAGGTCTGGGGAAATTTCTGTGGGTGGTGTGGTACGTTGGTCCAACCCACAAGGAAAGTATGGAAAACCAAGCGGGTTTGGAATTCAAATTGATACGATAGAAAACAAAAACCTATTTCGCGTCTGGATCTGGAAACAACGTTTTAAATTATTCCACGGTCGGTAG
- a CDS encoding IspD/TarI family cytidylyltransferase, with amino-acid sequence MNNLYVVLLAGGTGTRMGTEVPKQFLKLRGESLLRHSVKRFRSFGLIKSITVVSHPDWILETEKELSDLLEWNDRIVPGGESRHLSTLCGIQSISYDAKDIFFIHDVARPNFKQKELYQLVEQTKIFGGASIISKVTESLVRVGIHKNYTEESLKREEVYAVKTPQSIAGFMIAELLTEGLDADIKKHPTDLCTWMGKRRVGIVETDHHNIKVTSPGDAELADSLFWEELPTVE; translated from the coding sequence ATGAACAATCTTTATGTTGTCCTGCTTGCTGGTGGGACAGGGACTCGGATGGGAACGGAAGTTCCCAAACAGTTTTTAAAACTAAGAGGTGAGTCACTCCTTCGGCATTCGGTCAAACGATTCCGAAGTTTTGGGCTCATCAAATCCATCACTGTTGTTTCTCATCCTGATTGGATTTTGGAAACAGAAAAAGAATTAAGTGATTTATTAGAATGGAATGACCGGATTGTGCCGGGTGGTGAGTCTCGCCATCTGTCTACGTTATGTGGAATTCAATCGATTTCCTATGATGCTAAGGATATTTTTTTTATTCATGATGTGGCTCGTCCCAACTTCAAACAAAAAGAACTCTATCAATTAGTGGAACAAACAAAAATTTTTGGTGGGGCCAGTATCATTTCCAAAGTCACGGAAAGTTTGGTACGAGTGGGGATCCACAAAAACTATACAGAGGAATCCTTAAAAAGGGAAGAAGTGTATGCAGTAAAAACTCCCCAGTCCATTGCTGGGTTTATGATTGCAGAACTTTTGACAGAGGGTTTGGATGCGGATATAAAAAAACATCCAACAGATCTTTGTACTTGGATGGGAAAACGAAGGGTAGGGATTGTGGAAACAGATCATCACAATATCAAAGTCACAAGCCCTGGAGATGCAGAGCTTGCAGACTCTTTGTTTTGGGAAGAACTACCGACCGTGGAATAA